The Salinibacterium sp. M195 genome includes a window with the following:
- the atpB gene encoding F0F1 ATP synthase subunit A: MFDFYPPAIFFDGTPFEINRLMLIRFIAVALIVVLFWIGTRRMRMIPGRGQSLLEMAVGFVQSNIADGALGKVDGKRFMPILASMFFMVLAMNLTGIVPGLNLAGTSVIGVPLVLALVAYVAFIYAGIKKQGANFFKASLFPSGVPWYLYIVVTPIEFLSTFILRPVTLALRLLMNMVAGHMLLVLCFSATHFFLFTAGGLFGLFGIGTLAFGFIFTIFELLVAVLQAYVFTFLTAVYIQLALVEEH; encoded by the coding sequence TTGTTCGATTTTTATCCCCCCGCGATTTTCTTTGATGGCACGCCATTTGAGATCAACCGCCTCATGCTCATCCGCTTTATTGCGGTAGCGCTCATTGTGGTGTTGTTCTGGATCGGCACCCGCCGCATGCGAATGATCCCTGGTCGCGGTCAGAGCCTCCTCGAAATGGCAGTGGGCTTCGTCCAGTCGAACATCGCCGATGGGGCGCTGGGCAAGGTGGATGGCAAGCGCTTTATGCCCATCCTCGCCAGCATGTTCTTCATGGTCTTGGCCATGAACCTCACCGGCATAGTTCCCGGGCTCAACCTCGCAGGAACCTCAGTTATTGGTGTTCCCCTTGTACTGGCTCTCGTGGCTTACGTTGCCTTTATCTACGCTGGCATCAAGAAGCAGGGTGCCAACTTCTTCAAGGCGTCGCTGTTCCCCTCTGGTGTGCCGTGGTACCTCTACATCGTCGTTACGCCGATTGAGTTCCTCTCCACGTTCATCCTTCGTCCCGTCACTCTGGCGCTTCGACTTCTCATGAACATGGTCGCCGGCCACATGCTTCTCGTGCTGTGCTTCTCGGCAACGCACTTCTTCTTGTTCACGGCCGGTGGGCTCTTCGGGCTCTTCGGTATCGGAACCCTTGCTTTTGGCTTCATCTTCACAATCTTCGAACTTCTTGTCGCGGTCCTTCAGGCTTATGTCTTCACATTCCTGACTGCCGTTTACATCCAGCTCGCGCTGGTCGAAGAGCACTAG
- a CDS encoding MraY family glycosyltransferase — protein MIFYLLIAGIAAIVTYALALLVLRLSLKYRLYPQVRQRDVHTRPTPRLGGVAMFLGVVVAFAVASTLGNFSLIFTEPGKIFGLLGAALIIVIIGVADDIWDLDWLTKLAGQIIAAGVLAWQGVQLSTLPIGGQTIVSPYVSLIITIFAVVLVMNAVNFIDGLDGLVAGVAVIANGVFFVYAYLLQSQAQTEYFNLASLTTAILIGACVGFLPINFHPAKMFMGDAGALLVGLLMAASAISVTGQVPSGYLAQPDKFTLDFLPAFIPILLPVAVLVIPLLDFGLAMIRRLRAGKSPFSADRKHLHHRLLDMGHSHLHAVLILYSWTFVASVGVLAFTFVPWRLAALMFVAGLVICAAVTLAPLSRSKAREAAAQRGGSQPEFPTDDARYDGLDAASTDISRADPTPTPETKEPIA, from the coding sequence ATAATCTTCTACCTGCTCATTGCGGGTATCGCGGCAATCGTCACCTATGCGCTTGCTCTGCTCGTGCTCAGGCTGAGCCTCAAATACCGTCTCTACCCGCAGGTTCGTCAACGGGACGTCCATACGCGTCCCACACCGCGCCTCGGTGGAGTCGCGATGTTCTTGGGCGTCGTCGTGGCGTTCGCCGTGGCGTCAACTCTCGGCAACTTCTCGCTGATCTTTACCGAGCCGGGCAAAATATTTGGCTTGCTTGGTGCCGCGCTCATCATTGTCATTATCGGAGTCGCAGACGATATCTGGGATCTTGACTGGCTGACCAAGCTTGCCGGCCAAATCATCGCGGCAGGAGTGCTCGCCTGGCAGGGAGTGCAATTGTCTACGCTGCCGATCGGCGGGCAGACGATCGTCTCACCGTACGTCTCGCTCATCATCACGATTTTCGCGGTGGTCTTGGTCATGAACGCCGTCAACTTCATCGATGGGCTTGACGGGCTCGTGGCAGGCGTTGCGGTGATCGCCAATGGTGTGTTCTTCGTCTATGCCTATCTGTTGCAGTCACAGGCCCAGACGGAGTACTTCAACTTGGCATCGCTGACCACAGCGATTCTTATTGGTGCGTGTGTTGGCTTCCTCCCGATCAACTTCCACCCGGCCAAGATGTTTATGGGCGACGCAGGCGCACTCTTGGTCGGACTCCTGATGGCAGCATCCGCAATCTCTGTGACGGGTCAGGTTCCCTCGGGTTACCTTGCGCAACCAGACAAGTTCACCCTCGATTTCCTGCCTGCGTTCATCCCTATTCTTTTGCCGGTCGCGGTGCTCGTGATCCCTCTGCTCGATTTCGGACTTGCGATGATTCGACGCCTCCGTGCCGGCAAATCACCGTTCTCGGCCGACCGCAAGCACCTTCACCACCGCTTGCTCGATATGGGTCACTCGCACCTGCATGCGGTGCTTATCCTCTATTCCTGGACTTTCGTGGCCTCGGTCGGGGTGCTGGCATTCACGTTCGTGCCGTGGCGACTGGCGGCGCTCATGTTCGTCGCCGGGCTTGTTATTTGTGCCGCGGTGACGCTTGCCCCTCTGAGCCGGAGCAAAGCACGCGAAGCCGCCGCTCAGCGCGGCGGGTCGCAACCAGAATTCCCGACAGATGACGCACGCTATGACGGTTTGGATGCTGCATCCACCGATATCTCTCGTGCCGACCCCACACCAACGCCAGAAACAAAGGAACCCATCGCATGA
- a CDS encoding F0F1 ATP synthase subunit epsilon, translating to MAVLNVSVVSADQELWSGEASQLIARTTEGEIGILPGHEPLLAILAQGEVRVTAADGSLITATADNGFLSVENNTVTVVASSAELI from the coding sequence ATGGCAGTTCTCAACGTGAGCGTCGTCTCTGCCGACCAGGAACTCTGGTCGGGAGAGGCGAGCCAGCTCATCGCTCGCACTACCGAAGGCGAGATCGGAATTTTGCCCGGTCACGAACCGCTTCTCGCGATTCTGGCACAGGGTGAAGTTCGCGTTACCGCGGCGGATGGTTCGTTGATCACCGCAACGGCTGACAACGGATTCTTGTCTGTGGAGAACAACACGGTAACAGTCGTGGCGAGTTCCGCAGAATTGATCTAG
- a CDS encoding ATP-binding protein — protein sequence MLIAMAGLPGAGKTTLAEVVGARRKTTVLSVDQIETAILKAGISAGQPIGLAAYLVAESLAESVLLHDHDVIIDAVNAVDPAREQWVNLAARTGSGIRFIEVVCSDRDVHKQRLVERAERRERSAVPTLNAVEHNLDEYTAWSGSSGAVARITLDSAGAIGVNVERAIAFLDA from the coding sequence ATGCTTATTGCAATGGCCGGGTTGCCGGGCGCAGGAAAGACCACTCTCGCAGAGGTCGTCGGCGCTCGGCGCAAGACCACGGTGTTATCCGTGGATCAGATCGAAACGGCGATCCTCAAGGCAGGAATTAGCGCTGGCCAACCGATCGGACTGGCGGCTTATTTAGTTGCTGAGTCTTTGGCCGAATCGGTTCTCCTGCATGATCACGACGTGATCATTGATGCCGTTAACGCGGTAGATCCGGCGCGCGAGCAATGGGTGAACCTTGCCGCGCGCACTGGATCAGGTATTCGGTTTATTGAAGTGGTCTGCTCTGATCGTGACGTGCACAAGCAACGGTTGGTTGAGCGTGCCGAACGCCGTGAGCGATCTGCGGTCCCCACCCTCAATGCGGTTGAGCACAACCTCGACGAGTACACGGCGTGGAGCGGGTCAAGCGGTGCTGTCGCTCGGATCACCCTCGATTCGGCTGGCGCAATTGGCGTCAATGTCGAACGCGCAATTGCCTTTCTTGACGCGTGA
- a CDS encoding F0F1 ATP synthase subunit delta, with translation MGSATREALVAAKGALSSLTAKNSLATGTELFEAGRVVGGSAQLRSALADPAAAAKDKTAIVGSVFSSLSAATRTVLSAIVSARWSNDDDLLAGIEEIGIRAIAQSAPAKLSIDTELFAFGATVSSNAELELAVGSKLGSAASKSALVAELLKGKASDQAVVIIDQLVQQPRGRRIGELISTAADIVADQAGESVATITAAAPLKAAQLERLRAGLTKNYGRELKLNVRIDPSIIGGVRVQIGDEVIDGSVSTKLNDLRIQLAG, from the coding sequence ATGGGATCAGCTACGAGAGAAGCGCTTGTCGCGGCGAAGGGTGCACTGTCATCCCTCACCGCCAAGAACTCTCTGGCCACTGGCACAGAGCTCTTCGAAGCAGGACGCGTCGTGGGCGGTTCCGCCCAATTGCGCTCCGCTTTGGCTGATCCTGCTGCCGCTGCGAAAGACAAGACCGCAATCGTCGGTTCGGTTTTCTCGTCGCTGAGCGCGGCAACGCGCACCGTGCTTTCCGCCATTGTGAGCGCTCGTTGGTCAAACGACGACGATTTGCTCGCGGGAATCGAAGAAATCGGAATTCGCGCGATCGCACAGTCGGCTCCGGCGAAGCTCTCCATCGATACCGAACTGTTTGCGTTCGGCGCAACGGTTTCGTCGAACGCGGAGCTGGAACTCGCTGTTGGTAGCAAGCTGGGCTCGGCTGCGTCGAAATCGGCGCTGGTCGCAGAATTGCTCAAGGGCAAGGCGTCTGACCAGGCTGTCGTCATCATCGACCAGCTTGTTCAACAACCGCGTGGTCGTCGAATCGGCGAATTGATCTCCACCGCAGCGGACATCGTCGCCGACCAAGCAGGTGAGTCAGTTGCAACTATTACAGCTGCTGCGCCTCTGAAGGCAGCACAGCTTGAACGGCTTCGCGCCGGCCTCACCAAGAACTACGGACGTGAGCTCAAGCTCAACGTGCGCATCGACCCCTCGATCATCGGTGGGGTACGCGTTCAGATCGGTGACGAAGTCATCGACGGCAGCGTTTCCACCAAGCTCAACGACCTCAGGATCCAACTCGCGGGCTAG
- a CDS encoding L-threonylcarbamoyladenylate synthase, protein MDDVYDCADDAQLLTGMRLARVAIGRGDLVVIPTDTVYGVAADAFQPEAVQKLIEAKGRTRQSPPPVLIPGIPTLDALAATVPDEVRTLVAEFWPGGLTIILPAQPSLSWDLGETHGTVALRMPSSRIALELLSETGPLAVSSANFTGLPAARTAAEAQNMLGDSVSVYLDDGEGGELASTIVDATGLLNEGGKLRIVREGVVSADAIRALIGADRCE, encoded by the coding sequence ATGGATGACGTTTACGATTGCGCCGATGATGCGCAGCTTCTTACCGGCATGCGCCTTGCTCGCGTTGCTATTGGCCGCGGCGATCTAGTTGTGATCCCTACTGACACGGTCTATGGGGTTGCTGCCGATGCGTTCCAGCCTGAGGCTGTTCAGAAGCTCATCGAAGCCAAGGGCCGCACGCGGCAGTCTCCGCCGCCGGTTTTGATTCCCGGTATTCCCACGCTTGATGCGCTTGCCGCTACTGTGCCTGACGAGGTCAGAACGCTCGTTGCTGAGTTTTGGCCGGGAGGGCTCACGATCATTTTGCCCGCGCAACCTTCGCTGAGTTGGGATCTGGGGGAGACCCACGGCACGGTAGCTCTGCGAATGCCGTCTAGTCGTATTGCTTTGGAGCTCTTGTCGGAGACGGGCCCGCTCGCCGTCTCGAGTGCGAACTTTACTGGTTTGCCCGCAGCTCGCACCGCCGCCGAGGCCCAGAACATGTTGGGCGACTCAGTATCGGTGTATCTCGATGATGGCGAGGGTGGCGAACTCGCCTCAACGATCGTCGATGCCACCGGTTTGCTTAACGAGGGTGGAAAGCTGCGTATCGTGCGTGAAGGGGTTGTCTCGGCTGACGCGATCCGTGCGTTGATCGGGGCCGACCGTTGCGAATAA
- a CDS encoding F0F1 ATP synthase subunit B: protein MLSALLAAVEEVESPNPLIPETYDIIWSAVCFAIILFFFWKKFLPALTKTLDARAEAIEGGIKKAEIAQAEAAEALEQYKTQLAEGRAEAAKIREQARLEGTAIVNELKEQATIEAARITVNAQATIEAERQAALVSLRTEVGSMAIDLASGVIGQSLTDDKKSSALVDQFLADLEASEKAKAKK, encoded by the coding sequence ATGCTGAGCGCACTACTGGCTGCTGTAGAAGAGGTTGAATCGCCCAACCCTCTGATACCTGAAACGTACGACATTATTTGGTCAGCGGTTTGCTTCGCTATCATCTTGTTCTTCTTCTGGAAGAAGTTCCTTCCGGCACTGACGAAGACCCTTGACGCTCGCGCCGAGGCTATTGAAGGTGGCATCAAGAAGGCTGAGATCGCTCAGGCAGAAGCTGCTGAAGCTCTTGAGCAGTACAAGACGCAGCTCGCCGAGGGTCGTGCCGAGGCCGCGAAGATTCGCGAGCAGGCACGTCTTGAGGGCACCGCGATCGTGAACGAGCTCAAAGAGCAGGCCACGATCGAGGCTGCTCGCATCACGGTGAACGCTCAGGCCACGATCGAAGCAGAGCGTCAAGCTGCTCTCGTCTCGCTGCGCACAGAGGTTGGCTCAATGGCAATCGACCTTGCTTCGGGCGTTATTGGACAGAGCTTGACCGATGACAAGAAGTCGTCGGCACTCGTCGACCAGTTCTTGGCTGACCTCGAAGCATCAGAGAAGGCAAAGGCGAAGAAGTAA
- a CDS encoding YaaA family protein: MIVLLPPSETKRDGGESSSSLDWARLSFPALTNQRLAVASRLTQLVGDASEARRVLGLSVKQQFEVERNRALDSAPVMPALERYTGVLFDGLDAPSMTPRERSFAQETVVVHSALFGPVGAGDPIPAYRLSHNSRLPGLVLKSHWKRPVSEALAAVDGLQLDLRSEAYAQLGTASPNSVYLRVVNEGADGKRVALSHFNKKSKGIFSRALVAAGIKHASIESLIEWAPSAGFRLERGAAGELDLVVPSAGL, encoded by the coding sequence GTGATCGTTCTCCTTCCGCCTTCTGAAACAAAACGTGACGGGGGAGAGTCAAGCTCGTCGCTTGACTGGGCGCGACTGTCATTTCCCGCCCTCACGAATCAACGACTGGCGGTAGCTTCGCGATTGACCCAGCTGGTGGGAGACGCGTCTGAAGCTCGTCGGGTTCTTGGCTTGAGTGTCAAACAACAGTTTGAAGTGGAGCGCAACCGTGCTCTTGACTCGGCCCCGGTCATGCCTGCCCTTGAGCGCTACACCGGGGTGCTGTTTGATGGCCTCGACGCCCCAAGCATGACTCCCCGTGAGCGCTCTTTCGCTCAGGAAACAGTCGTCGTACACTCCGCGCTCTTCGGGCCGGTCGGTGCTGGAGATCCCATCCCGGCCTATCGACTTTCTCACAACTCCCGGTTGCCTGGTTTGGTGCTTAAATCCCACTGGAAGCGCCCTGTCTCCGAGGCATTAGCCGCGGTTGACGGTTTGCAGTTGGATCTACGTTCTGAGGCGTATGCCCAATTGGGAACCGCGTCGCCAAACAGCGTCTATCTGCGCGTAGTTAACGAAGGCGCCGACGGCAAGCGAGTGGCTCTGAGCCATTTCAACAAGAAATCAAAGGGCATTTTTTCACGAGCGCTCGTTGCCGCTGGCATAAAACATGCGTCTATAGAATCACTCATCGAGTGGGCGCCTAGTGCAGGATTCCGTCTAGAGCGCGGTGCCGCTGGTGAGCTAGACCTTGTTGTGCCTAGCGCAGGACTTTAG
- the atpA gene encoding F0F1 ATP synthase subunit alpha: protein MAELSISPDEIRDALKDFVKAYEPGKAATTETGTVVDAADGIAHVDGLPGVMANELIRFADGTLGLAQNLDEDEIGVVILGEFTGIVEGMEVTRTGEVLSAPVGDAFLGRVVDPLGAPIDGLGEIKAEGRRALELQAPGVMDRKSVHEPMQTGIKAIDAMIPIGRGQRQLIIGDRQTGKTAIAIDTIINQKENWESGDETKQVRCIYVAIGQKGSTIAAVKGALEEAGAMEYTTIVAAPASDPAGFKYLAPYTGSAIGQHWMYGGKHVLIIFDDLSKQAEAYRAVSLLLRRPPGREAYPGDVFYLHSRLLERCAKLSDELGAGSMTGLPIIETKANDVAAYIPTNVISITDGQIFLQSDLFNANQRPAVDVGISVSRVGGDAQVKSIKKVSGTLKLELAQYRSLEAFAMFASDLDPTSRRQLARGARLTELLRQPQYSPFPVENQVVSIWSGTNGKLDEVPVEDILRFESELHDYLARNTKVLDTLREKNALDDQLIADMDAGVEAFKLGFQTGEGKSLNSVGSEKFEEIAEEDIAQEQIVKQKR from the coding sequence ATGGCAGAACTCAGCATTAGTCCGGACGAGATCCGCGACGCGCTCAAGGACTTTGTCAAGGCTTACGAGCCTGGCAAGGCAGCGACTACCGAGACAGGCACCGTCGTAGACGCTGCCGACGGTATCGCTCACGTCGACGGCCTCCCGGGCGTCATGGCCAACGAACTCATTCGCTTCGCCGATGGAACACTGGGCCTCGCTCAGAACCTCGACGAAGATGAGATCGGTGTTGTCATCCTCGGTGAGTTCACTGGAATCGTTGAGGGAATGGAAGTTACTCGCACCGGTGAGGTTCTTTCCGCACCTGTAGGAGACGCATTCCTCGGTCGCGTGGTTGACCCTCTTGGCGCCCCGATCGATGGCCTCGGCGAGATCAAGGCTGAGGGCCGTCGCGCGTTGGAGCTTCAGGCTCCTGGCGTAATGGACCGCAAGAGCGTTCACGAGCCCATGCAGACCGGAATCAAGGCAATTGACGCCATGATCCCGATTGGCCGTGGCCAGCGCCAGCTCATCATTGGTGACCGCCAGACCGGTAAGACCGCTATCGCGATCGACACCATCATTAACCAGAAGGAAAACTGGGAGTCGGGCGACGAGACGAAGCAGGTTCGCTGCATCTACGTCGCTATCGGCCAAAAGGGCTCGACGATTGCTGCCGTCAAGGGCGCTCTCGAAGAGGCCGGCGCCATGGAGTACACCACCATCGTGGCTGCTCCCGCCTCCGACCCCGCGGGTTTCAAGTACCTTGCTCCCTACACCGGCTCGGCCATCGGTCAGCACTGGATGTACGGCGGCAAGCACGTACTGATCATTTTCGATGACCTTTCCAAGCAGGCCGAGGCCTACCGTGCGGTATCGCTACTTCTTCGTCGTCCGCCAGGGCGTGAGGCATACCCCGGTGACGTGTTCTACCTGCACTCCCGTCTGCTCGAGCGTTGTGCAAAGCTCTCCGACGAGCTAGGCGCCGGATCGATGACGGGTCTTCCCATCATCGAGACCAAGGCAAACGACGTTGCTGCGTACATCCCGACCAACGTGATCTCGATCACCGACGGCCAGATCTTCTTGCAGTCCGACCTCTTCAACGCCAACCAGCGCCCCGCTGTTGACGTAGGAATCTCGGTTTCTCGTGTTGGTGGAGACGCTCAGGTCAAGTCGATCAAGAAGGTTTCGGGAACGCTGAAGCTCGAGCTTGCTCAGTACCGTTCGCTCGAAGCATTCGCGATGTTCGCATCCGACCTCGACCCGACTAGCCGTCGCCAGCTCGCTCGAGGCGCACGCCTCACCGAGCTGCTTCGCCAGCCGCAGTACTCTCCGTTCCCCGTCGAGAACCAGGTCGTTTCGATCTGGTCCGGCACAAACGGCAAGCTCGACGAAGTTCCTGTCGAAGACATTCTTCGCTTCGAAAGTGAATTGCACGATTACCTCGCTCGCAACACGAAGGTGCTCGACACCCTCCGCGAGAAGAACGCACTCGATGACCAGCTGATCGCTGACATGGATGCGGGCGTCGAAGCGTTCAAGTTGGGCTTCCAGACGGGTGAGGGCAAGTCGCTCAACTCCGTTGGATCCGAGAAGTTCGAAGAGATCGCTGAAGAAGACATCGCTCAAGAGCAGATCGTCAAGCAGAAGCGCTGA
- the atpE gene encoding ATP synthase F0 subunit C: protein MNVAELTGNIAPLAFGVATIGPAIGVGIVVGKTVESVARQPELQGRLTGLMFLGIAFTEALAFVAIAVAFIPFP, encoded by the coding sequence ATGAACGTCGCAGAGTTGACTGGAAACATTGCACCCCTCGCATTCGGTGTTGCAACCATCGGGCCCGCCATCGGTGTAGGCATCGTTGTTGGCAAGACTGTCGAGTCGGTTGCTCGCCAGCCAGAACTTCAGGGTCGCCTCACGGGCCTCATGTTCCTCGGTATTGCATTCACCGAGGCGCTCGCATTCGTTGCGATCGCAGTTGCATTCATCCCCTTCCCGTAA
- the atpD gene encoding F0F1 ATP synthase subunit beta, which produces MTEKAPAKKAPAKKTPAKKAPAKAAAAVATVAGIGRISRVIGPVVDVEFPHDSIPGIYNALKTNVTIGGTTTEITLEVAQHLGDDVVRAIALKPTDGLVRGQEVRDSGEQITVPVGDVTKGKVFNVTGDILNADEDGKVNGETVEITERWPIHRKPPAFDQLESKTELFETGIKVIDLLTPYVLGGKIGLFGGAGVGKTVLIQEMIQRVASDHGGVSVFAGVGERTREGNDLIVEMEEAGVFDKTALVFGQMDEPPGTRLRVALSALTMAEYFRDVQKQDVLLFIDNIFRFTQAGGEVSTLLGRMPSAVGYQPNLADEMGILQERITSTRGHSITSLQAIYVPADDYTDPAPATTFAHLDATTELSREIASKGLYPAVDPLTSTSRILDPRYLGADHYRVATNVKQILQKNKELQEIIAILGVDELSEEDKITVSRARRIQQFLSQNTYMAKKFTGVEGSTVPLKETIESFDAIVKGEFDHVAEQAFFNVGGINDVEEQWAKIQKENS; this is translated from the coding sequence ATGACTGAAAAAGCCCCGGCCAAGAAGGCCCCAGCCAAGAAAACACCAGCCAAGAAGGCGCCAGCGAAAGCGGCCGCCGCCGTGGCAACTGTTGCCGGTATCGGTCGAATCTCGCGCGTAATCGGTCCCGTTGTGGACGTCGAGTTCCCGCACGATTCGATCCCCGGAATCTACAACGCGCTCAAGACAAACGTCACCATCGGTGGCACCACAACAGAGATCACTCTTGAGGTTGCTCAGCACCTCGGAGACGACGTTGTTCGCGCAATCGCACTCAAGCCGACTGACGGACTTGTCCGTGGCCAAGAAGTTCGTGACTCCGGCGAGCAGATCACTGTTCCCGTTGGTGACGTCACCAAGGGCAAGGTCTTCAACGTCACCGGTGACATCCTCAACGCGGATGAAGACGGCAAAGTCAACGGCGAGACGGTGGAAATCACCGAGCGCTGGCCCATCCACCGCAAGCCCCCGGCTTTTGACCAGCTTGAGTCGAAGACTGAGCTCTTCGAAACAGGTATTAAGGTCATCGACCTCCTGACGCCATACGTCCTTGGCGGAAAGATTGGTCTCTTCGGCGGCGCTGGTGTCGGCAAGACGGTTCTGATCCAGGAAATGATCCAGCGAGTTGCCTCCGATCACGGTGGAGTTTCTGTATTCGCCGGTGTTGGTGAGCGCACCCGTGAAGGTAACGACCTCATCGTTGAGATGGAAGAGGCAGGAGTCTTCGACAAGACCGCTCTAGTCTTCGGCCAGATGGACGAGCCGCCAGGAACGCGTCTTCGCGTTGCGCTCTCGGCTCTCACCATGGCTGAGTACTTCCGTGACGTGCAGAAGCAGGACGTTCTGTTGTTCATCGACAACATCTTCCGCTTCACGCAGGCCGGTGGCGAGGTTTCGACGCTTTTGGGCCGTATGCCTTCCGCTGTTGGTTACCAGCCAAACCTCGCCGACGAGATGGGTATCCTTCAGGAGCGCATCACCTCGACCCGCGGACACTCGATTACGTCGCTGCAGGCAATTTACGTTCCTGCCGATGACTACACCGACCCGGCTCCGGCAACCACCTTCGCCCACCTCGATGCAACGACTGAGCTCAGCCGTGAAATCGCGTCGAAGGGTCTCTACCCCGCCGTTGACCCACTCACCTCCACGAGTCGTATCCTCGACCCCCGTTACCTAGGTGCTGACCACTACCGCGTTGCGACCAACGTGAAGCAGATCCTCCAGAAGAACAAGGAACTCCAGGAGATCATCGCGATCCTCGGTGTTGACGAGCTCTCTGAAGAAGACAAGATCACCGTTTCGCGTGCACGTCGTATCCAGCAGTTCCTCTCGCAGAACACCTACATGGCGAAGAAGTTCACCGGTGTTGAGGGATCAACTGTCCCGCTCAAGGAGACCATCGAGTCGTTCGACGCGATCGTCAAGGGCGAATTTGACCATGTTGCTGAGCAGGCGTTCTTCAACGTCGGTGGAATCAACGATGTCGAAGAGCAGTGGGCCAAGATTCAGAAAGAGAACTCCTAA
- a CDS encoding F0F1 ATP synthase subunit gamma: MGAQLRVYRQKISSAKTTKKITRAMELISASRIQKAKQRVAASGPYSRAVTRAVSAVATFSNVDHVLTTEPETVDRAAVVIFSSDRGLAGAFNTNVLREAGELGARLEGEGKEVVYYLVGRKAAAYFAFRKRDAEQIWTGGTDSPAFEIAKEIGDAVVGKFLQPASEGGVDEIHIVYNRLVSMLLQVPEVVRLLPLEIVEGVEAPDEKDILPLYEFEPEVDKVLDALLPVYIESRIFNAMLQSAAAKHAATQKAMKSASDNADKLINDYTRLANNARQSEITQQISEIVGGADALSSAK; this comes from the coding sequence ATGGGAGCGCAACTTCGGGTCTACCGGCAGAAGATTAGTTCTGCCAAGACGACCAAGAAGATCACACGCGCGATGGAGCTGATCTCCGCGTCGCGCATTCAAAAGGCGAAACAGCGGGTTGCTGCATCGGGACCGTACTCACGTGCGGTCACGCGTGCCGTTTCGGCGGTGGCGACTTTCTCGAACGTCGATCACGTGCTGACAACCGAGCCTGAGACAGTCGACCGCGCAGCGGTCGTCATCTTCTCGAGCGACCGTGGCCTTGCGGGAGCGTTCAACACGAACGTTCTCCGCGAAGCTGGTGAACTTGGGGCTCGTCTTGAAGGTGAAGGCAAAGAGGTCGTCTATTACCTCGTCGGACGTAAGGCAGCAGCGTATTTCGCCTTCCGGAAGCGTGATGCTGAGCAGATTTGGACCGGCGGAACAGATTCTCCTGCGTTCGAAATTGCGAAGGAGATCGGTGACGCTGTCGTCGGCAAGTTCTTGCAGCCTGCGAGTGAAGGTGGCGTAGACGAAATTCACATTGTCTACAACCGTCTTGTCAGCATGTTGCTGCAGGTTCCGGAGGTAGTTCGTCTTCTCCCACTGGAGATCGTGGAGGGCGTTGAGGCGCCAGATGAGAAGGACATTCTTCCGCTCTACGAATTCGAACCAGAGGTAGACAAGGTGCTTGACGCTTTGCTGCCTGTGTACATCGAGAGCCGCATCTTCAACGCCATGCTTCAGTCAGCTGCTGCAAAGCACGCTGCGACTCAGAAGGCAATGAAGTCTGCAAGCGACAACGCAGACAAGCTCATCAACGACTACACCCGCCTTGCTAACAACGCGCGTCAGTCCGAGATCACCCAGCAGATTTCCGAGATCGTGGGCGGCGCGGACGCCCTCAGCTCGGCTAAGTAA
- a CDS encoding HAD-IA family hydrolase produces MTLLFIFDMDDVLYRYDWRARMAAMSELTGLTFLELRRLWWHEDGEIGAEAGLYQTGDEYLEAFEKAIGQSVDVDRWVEIRGAAMTVWPESIAAARRASELGRATLLTNNGALLGEHLPTLAPELVDIFGDHLRTSSHYGARKPDPAVYERTLEAYGVDPKHAFFADDMPENIASAQKLGITSHLFLDCAGLHRAIDEFAESHG; encoded by the coding sequence ATGACGCTGCTTTTCATCTTCGACATGGACGACGTGCTTTACCGGTACGACTGGCGTGCGCGAATGGCCGCCATGAGCGAACTGACGGGGCTAACTTTTCTGGAACTGCGTCGCCTCTGGTGGCACGAAGACGGAGAAATCGGAGCCGAAGCTGGGCTCTATCAAACCGGGGACGAATACCTAGAAGCGTTCGAAAAAGCGATCGGACAATCAGTGGATGTCGACCGTTGGGTCGAAATCAGGGGCGCCGCCATGACGGTGTGGCCAGAATCGATCGCCGCCGCCCGACGCGCCTCTGAACTGGGCCGCGCAACTCTCTTGACCAACAACGGCGCGTTGTTGGGTGAGCACCTACCAACGCTCGCTCCTGAGCTCGTCGACATCTTCGGTGATCACTTGCGAACCTCCAGTCATTACGGCGCGCGCAAGCCAGACCCTGCCGTGTATGAGCGCACGCTCGAGGCCTATGGCGTCGACCCCAAGCACGCGTTCTTTGCAGATGACATGCCGGAGAATATAGCGTCAGCTCAGAAACTCGGAATCACCAGCCACCTGTTTCTCGATTGCGCTGGGTTGCACCGAGCGATCGACGAATTCGCCGAGTCACACGGGTAG